The Candidatus Poribacteria bacterium genome contains a region encoding:
- a CDS encoding acetylxylan esterase gives MHHEQERDTLAFTHQLYAETPRQLAFQATTIAEAEVWQVELRAKLRELVGGFPEDKCDLQPEVLETREFSNYIRETVQFKSRSHSVIFGYFLSPKHFNSSTPNPTILCLAGHGRGVDDIVGIEEDGSMRAEWGGYQNDFALQCLAQGYSVLAIEQFGFGHRRDAVAHQKGGGSSSCQPSAGAALLLGHTMVGWRVYDAMRAFDYLGTRPEVDMKRLGIMGISGGGTTTFFTAAIDTRIKAAVVSGYFNTFRDSILSLSHCIDNYIPNVLQYAEMYDIAGLIAPRALFIESGTEDTIFPIEATRFAVNKAKAIFNCFSADDKLGFEVFEAGHSFYGIGAFEFLKQAL, from the coding sequence ATGCATCACGAACAGGAAAGAGACACTTTAGCATTTACGCACCAGTTATACGCTGAGACACCTCGTCAACTGGCATTTCAGGCGACAACTATCGCTGAAGCAGAAGTATGGCAGGTTGAGCTGCGGGCAAAACTTAGGGAATTGGTCGGCGGCTTTCCAGAAGACAAATGCGATTTACAACCAGAAGTCTTGGAGACCCGTGAATTCTCCAACTATATCCGTGAAACGGTGCAATTCAAGAGTCGTTCGCATTCAGTTATTTTCGGTTACTTCCTCTCTCCGAAGCATTTTAACAGTTCAACGCCAAACCCGACGATTCTCTGTTTAGCAGGGCACGGGCGCGGTGTAGATGACATCGTTGGGATTGAGGAAGACGGTAGCATGCGTGCGGAATGGGGCGGTTATCAGAACGATTTCGCGCTCCAATGTTTAGCGCAGGGTTACAGTGTGCTTGCTATCGAACAATTCGGGTTTGGGCACCGTCGCGATGCCGTCGCCCATCAAAAAGGTGGCGGAAGTTCCTCGTGCCAACCGAGTGCGGGTGCCGCACTGCTGTTAGGACATACGATGGTAGGCTGGCGGGTCTATGATGCTATGCGAGCGTTTGACTATTTAGGAACCCGTCCTGAAGTCGATATGAAGCGTCTCGGTATCATGGGGATCTCTGGCGGTGGGACGACTACCTTCTTCACCGCAGCAATTGATACACGTATTAAGGCTGCTGTCGTGAGCGGTTATTTCAATACCTTTCGGGACAGTATCCTGAGTCTAAGCCATTGCATAGACAACTACATACCGAATGTGTTACAATATGCAGAGATGTACGATATCGCCGGGTTGATTGCCCCACGCGCATTATTTATTGAATCCGGCACCGAAGATACAATTTTCCCGATTGAAGCTACCCGATTTGCGGTCAACAAAGCAAAAGCAATTTTCAACTGCTTCAGTGCCGACGACAAACTCGGATTCGAGGTGTTTGAGGCGGGGCATAGTTTCTACGGTATCGGGGCATTTGAGTTTCTCAAACAGGCACTGTAA
- the infA gene encoding translation initiation factor IF-1, with translation MEEEEQKPSKKDKIEVEGTVVEPLPNAMFRVELDNKHQILAHISGRMRKFFIKILPGDKVTVELSPYDLTRGRITYRKK, from the coding sequence GTGGAAGAAGAGGAACAAAAACCTTCTAAAAAGGACAAAATAGAGGTTGAAGGCACCGTCGTGGAACCTTTACCCAATGCGATGTTTCGCGTCGAGTTGGATAATAAACATCAGATCCTTGCCCATATCTCCGGCAGGATGCGGAAGTTTTTTATCAAAATTTTGCCCGGCGACAAGGTGACCGTAGAATTATCCCCTTATGACCTTACGCGAGGACGTATCACCTATCGGAAAAAGTAG
- a CDS encoding DUF1015 domain-containing protein has protein sequence METTVIPFRGLRYEATKVEGLANVIAPPYDVIKPEERVVLEARHPANIIRLILSQPHNDDTDDANQYTRAATLMNQWIADGTLVQDATPRYYIYDQSFSAPDGKNYTRRALIGLVKLQPFENRVVLPHEKTHAGPKIDRLNLMRECHANLSPIFLLYADPTGDIEQIMESFTDINPPEIDCAETFRSTHQLWCLDDIERNNEIQNLFSSKPLLIADGHHRYETALAFQDEMAQTGLSGYGYMMVNLVRMESPGLAVLAIHRLLDNLSSNQIAHAITKLPEVFEVHDIDTQANLMAKLDTLKGKSAAVGMYTADNNYRLLIPHSTIPDQLDVTLVQETLIKEMFQVETLADHISYTAYADDAVAHVKCTADRVALLMNPTPVEQVLEVAMAGSIMPQKSTYFYPKMATGFVLNLLNR, from the coding sequence ATGGAAACAACAGTTATTCCGTTTCGCGGGCTACGCTACGAAGCGACCAAGGTAGAAGGGCTCGCGAACGTCATAGCACCGCCGTATGATGTCATCAAACCCGAAGAACGGGTCGTTTTAGAGGCACGTCACCCTGCCAACATTATCCGCTTAATTCTAAGCCAACCGCACAATGATGACACCGACGACGCAAACCAGTACACACGCGCTGCGACACTGATGAACCAGTGGATAGCGGATGGGACCCTCGTACAGGATGCGACACCGCGCTATTATATCTATGACCAGTCGTTTAGCGCACCAGACGGAAAAAATTATACACGTCGCGCCTTGATCGGTCTTGTGAAATTGCAACCCTTTGAAAATCGGGTCGTCTTACCACACGAAAAGACGCACGCCGGACCGAAGATCGACCGACTCAATCTCATGCGTGAATGCCACGCGAACCTCAGCCCTATTTTCCTCCTTTATGCCGATCCTACCGGTGATATTGAACAGATAATGGAAAGTTTTACCGATATAAACCCACCCGAAATTGACTGTGCTGAGACCTTTAGAAGCACACACCAATTGTGGTGTTTAGACGATATAGAACGCAACAATGAAATCCAAAACCTTTTTTCATCAAAACCACTCCTCATCGCCGATGGACATCACCGTTATGAAACGGCTCTCGCTTTCCAAGATGAAATGGCGCAGACCGGATTATCCGGCTACGGGTATATGATGGTGAACCTTGTCAGGATGGAATCACCGGGCTTGGCTGTTTTAGCCATTCACCGGCTACTGGATAACCTCAGTTCTAATCAGATTGCCCATGCTATTACCAAACTGCCTGAAGTGTTTGAAGTACATGACATTGACACACAAGCAAACCTTATGGCAAAATTGGATACACTGAAGGGGAAATCGGCTGCGGTCGGCATGTATACAGCAGACAATAACTATCGCTTACTAATCCCGCACTCAACAATACCCGACCAATTGGACGTAACACTCGTTCAAGAAACCCTTATCAAAGAGATGTTCCAAGTTGAAACGTTAGCCGATCATATTAGCTACACCGCTTACGCCGATGATGCCGTAGCACACGTGAAATGCACGGCGGATCGCGTCGCGCTCCTCATGAATCCGACTCCAGTAGAACAGGTCTTAGAAGTGGCTATGGCAGGTTCAATAATGCCACAGAAATCTACCTATTTCTATCCGAAGATGGCGACCGGTTTCGTTTTGAATCTGCTGAACCGATAA
- a CDS encoding competence/damage-inducible protein A encodes MAIELFSIGTELVLGQIQDTNAHWIAQQILQIGGELRRVTMLRDNAEEMSEALDSAIKRETSLILTTGGLGPTPDDMTVEVVASLTGTKPVVSEETIAEFRKRREMSTDDVISEALTKMATIPETAIVFQNPAGWAPCISVEHKESTIMMMPGPPREMKAIFETHIQPLIAERYRAEITTARVYVSMFEAEVSPLMQKVMERHPDVYLKAYVSLRKADGSTMPVDLVSTSTDKADAETQLQLATDYFQELVVEAGKHFSLEDE; translated from the coding sequence GTGGCAATTGAACTATTTTCGATCGGCACAGAGTTAGTACTCGGACAGATTCAGGATACCAATGCTCACTGGATTGCGCAGCAGATTCTTCAGATCGGTGGGGAATTACGCAGGGTTACGATGCTACGCGATAACGCCGAGGAGATGTCTGAAGCATTGGATTCCGCGATTAAACGGGAAACGTCTCTTATCCTCACAACAGGAGGTCTCGGACCCACACCCGATGATATGACTGTCGAGGTTGTAGCATCTCTCACCGGTACGAAACCTGTCGTGAGCGAAGAGACCATCGCCGAATTTCGGAAACGCCGCGAGATGTCAACAGATGATGTCATCAGTGAAGCACTCACAAAAATGGCAACAATACCAGAAACCGCTATTGTCTTTCAGAATCCAGCAGGTTGGGCACCCTGCATCAGTGTCGAACACAAAGAATCAACAATCATGATGATGCCCGGCCCACCTCGTGAGATGAAAGCTATCTTTGAAACCCATATTCAACCGTTGATCGCTGAACGCTACCGCGCAGAAATCACCACAGCGCGGGTTTATGTTAGCATGTTTGAAGCCGAAGTTTCACCACTGATGCAAAAAGTGATGGAACGCCACCCAGATGTCTACCTAAAGGCGTATGTCTCGCTCCGCAAAGCGGACGGAAGCACTATGCCCGTCGACTTAGTCTCAACAAGTACAGACAAAGCGGATGCCGAGACGCAATTGCAACTCGCTACCGATTACTTCCAAGAACTTGTTGTTGAAGCAGGAAAACATTTTAGCCTTGAAGACGAATAA